From a region of the Alnus glutinosa chromosome 1, dhAlnGlut1.1, whole genome shotgun sequence genome:
- the LOC133858703 gene encoding uncharacterized protein LOC133858703: MAEEENTETIRPEFPTGRVKKIMKLDRDINKVNSEALFLVSCSAELFLRFLAEKSSEVVIQKNRKTVKLEHMRIAVQRHRPTSEFLLDSLPLPSQPSDRPATDPNRSRPVAEKPVPAGTRRIDDFFNKPTDQIPVQIDNDEA; this comes from the coding sequence ATGGCGGAGGAAGAAAACACCGAAACGATCCGACCCGAGTTCCCTACCGGCCGGGTCAAGAAGATAATGAAGCTTGACAGGGACATCAACAAGGTGAACTCGGAAGCCCTATTCCTCGTTTCGTGCTCAGCCGAGCTCTTCCTCCGATTTCTCGCCGAGAAATCCTCAGAGGTCGTGATCCAAAAGAACCGGAAGACCGTGAAGCTCGAACACATGCGAATCGCCGTCCAGAGGCACCGGCCGACTAGCGAGTTTCTCCTCGACTCGCTTCCTCTGCCTTCTCAGCCCTCGGATCGCCCTGCAACCGATCCAAACCGTTCTCGCCCCGTTGCGGAGAAACCGGTCCCAGCTGGCACTCGACGTATCGACGATTTCTTCAACAAGCCAACGGATCAAATTCCGGTTCAGATCGACAACGACGAGGCGTAG
- the LOC133864677 gene encoding 65-kDa microtubule-associated protein 8 isoform X2, which produces MEYQVGSFQTPVRMRSSALLETSCGYLLQELQMIWNEVGEDQFEREKVMLDLEQECLEVYRKKVDSANVSRARLHQELAEAEAEFTHLLLSLGERSLPGRPEKMTGTLKEQLDSITPALREMRLRKDDRVKKYRAVQGQIQKISAEIAGQPEYNDSSMATVNENDLSLKKLEEYQVDLQRLHNEKNERLQRVEKYIDKVHNLSAILGMDSSMIITKVHPSLNELSGMSKNISDSILAKLNSTVESLEEEKQKRLEKICQLGRALTNLWNLMDTPSSDRQLFSHVTDLLSVSSAEVSNPETLTPIIIQQAEAEVKRLDHLKASKMKELFLKKQNELEEICNKSHMEIPSQSEMDNIINLLNSGEIDHADLLMSMDEQITRAKEEASSRKSIMEKVERWMMARDEERWLEEYNRDENRYSVSRGAHKNLRRAERARITANKIPALVDLLLAKTKSWEEERKKVFLYDEDKKKVQSQVIVEQENMFTSRPGTSNRRPSNRSLNGGLSNAMPLNRRLSLGIQHLGSNSINSATQGISFIKEGGKAQGEKMFARLSLASHLRDETASVVSTFSGPVSP; this is translated from the exons ATGGAGTATCAGGTAGGTTCATTCCAGACGCCAGTAAGAATGAGAAGCTCTGCATTGCTAGAAACTTCGTGTGGATATTTACTTCAGGAATTGCAG ATGATATGGAATGAAGTTGGAGAAGATCAATTTGAAAGAGAGAAGGTTATGCTAGATTTAGAACAGGAATGTCTAGAAGTTTACAGGAAAAAAGTTGATAGCGCAAATGTATCAAGAGCTCGCCTGCACCAGGAGTTGGCAGAAGCCGAGGCTGAATTTACCCATCTTCTTTTGTCCCTTGGTGAACGATCTCTCCCTGGACGG CCAGAAAAAATGACTGGAACACTGAAAGAGCAGCTAGACTCAATCACCCCAGCTTTGCGGGAGATGCGGTTGAGGAAAGACGATAGGGTGAAAAAATACCGAGCTGTGCAAGGACAGATTCAGAAAATTTCTGCAGAAATAGCAGGTCAACCAGAGTACAATGATTCATCAATGGCCACAGTGAACGAGAATGACCTTTCATTAAAGAAACTAGAGGAGTATCAGGTTGACCTACAAAGACTCCATAATGAGAAG AATGAAAGGCTCCAAAGAGTGGAAAAATACATAGACAAAGTCCACAACTTGTCTGCAATACTGGGGATGGATTCCTCGATGATCATCACCAAGGTTCACCCCAGCCTAAACGAATTGTCTGGAATGTCAAAAAATATAAGTGACAGTATTTTGGCTAAACTCAATAGCACAGTGGAGTCTCTGGAGGAAGAAAAGCAAAAGCGGCTTGAGAAG ATATGCCAGCTTGGTAGAGCATTGACAAACTTGTGGAATCTTATGGACACACCCTCCAGTGATCGTCAATTGTTTTCTCATGTTACTGATTTATTATCAGTCTCATCTGCAGAAGTATCAAATCCAGAGACCCTTACTCCAATCATAATCCAGCAG GCTGAAGCTGAAGTCAAGAGACTGGATCATCTGAAAGCAAGCAAGATGAAAGAGCTATTCCTCAAGAAACAGAATGAGCTGGAGGAGATATGCAACAAGTCACACATGGAGATTCCTTCGCAATCAGAGATGGACAATATAATAAACCTCTTAAACTCTG GGGAGATTGACCATGCTGATCTCCTCATGAGCATGGATGAACAGATAACAAGGGCAAAAGAAGAAGCTTCTAGCAGAAAGTCTATAATGGAGAAGGTGGAAAGGTGGATGATGGCACGTGATGAGGAGCGCTGGCTAGAAGAATATAATAGG GATGAGAATCGATACTCAGTCAGCAGAGGTGCTCACAAGAACCTGAGACGTGCAGAACGCGCCAGAATAACAGCCAACAAAATCCCAG CTTTGGTAGATTTGCTATTAGCAAAGACTAAGAGctgggaagaagaaagaaagaaagttttcTTGTATGATGAG GATAAGAAGAAGGTACAGAGCCAAGTAATAGTTGAGCAAGAAAATATGTTTACATCCAGGCCAGGTACCAGCAACAGGCGTCCCTCAAACAGGAGCTTGAATGGAGGACTTAGTAATGCTATGCCTTTAAACAGAAGGCTTTCTCTGGGTATTCAACACTTGGGATCAAATAGCATTAATTCGGCAACACAAGGCATATCCTTCATAAAGGAAGGAGGGAAGGCACAAGGTGAAAAGATGTTTGCTCGACTGAGCCTTGCTTCTCATCTCAGAGATGAAACAGCTTCAGTGGTGTCAACATTTTCAGGCCCAGTATCTCCTTGA
- the LOC133864677 gene encoding 65-kDa microtubule-associated protein 8 isoform X1: MEYQVGSFQTPVRMRSSALLETSCGYLLQELQMIWNEVGEDQFEREKVMLDLEQECLEVYRKKVDSANVSRARLHQELAEAEAEFTHLLLSLGERSLPGRPEKMTGTLKEQLDSITPALREMRLRKDDRVKKYRAVQGQIQKISAEIAGQPEYNDSSMATVNENDLSLKKLEEYQVDLQRLHNEKNERLQRVEKYIDKVHNLSAILGMDSSMIITKVHPSLNELSGMSKNISDSILAKLNSTVESLEEEKQKRLEKICQLGRALTNLWNLMDTPSSDRQLFSHVTDLLSVSSAEVSNPETLTPIIIQQAEAEVKRLDHLKASKMKELFLKKQNELEEICNKSHMEIPSQSEMDNIINLLNSGEIDHADLLMSMDEQITRAKEEASSRKSIMEKVERWMMARDEERWLEEYNRDENRYSVSRGAHKNLRRAERARITANKIPALVDLLLAKTKSWEEERKKVFLYDEVPLLAMLEEYNMLRYEKEEEKQRQRDKKKVQSQVIVEQENMFTSRPGTSNRRPSNRSLNGGLSNAMPLNRRLSLGIQHLGSNSINSATQGISFIKEGGKAQGEKMFARLSLASHLRDETASVVSTFSGPVSP, encoded by the exons ATGGAGTATCAGGTAGGTTCATTCCAGACGCCAGTAAGAATGAGAAGCTCTGCATTGCTAGAAACTTCGTGTGGATATTTACTTCAGGAATTGCAG ATGATATGGAATGAAGTTGGAGAAGATCAATTTGAAAGAGAGAAGGTTATGCTAGATTTAGAACAGGAATGTCTAGAAGTTTACAGGAAAAAAGTTGATAGCGCAAATGTATCAAGAGCTCGCCTGCACCAGGAGTTGGCAGAAGCCGAGGCTGAATTTACCCATCTTCTTTTGTCCCTTGGTGAACGATCTCTCCCTGGACGG CCAGAAAAAATGACTGGAACACTGAAAGAGCAGCTAGACTCAATCACCCCAGCTTTGCGGGAGATGCGGTTGAGGAAAGACGATAGGGTGAAAAAATACCGAGCTGTGCAAGGACAGATTCAGAAAATTTCTGCAGAAATAGCAGGTCAACCAGAGTACAATGATTCATCAATGGCCACAGTGAACGAGAATGACCTTTCATTAAAGAAACTAGAGGAGTATCAGGTTGACCTACAAAGACTCCATAATGAGAAG AATGAAAGGCTCCAAAGAGTGGAAAAATACATAGACAAAGTCCACAACTTGTCTGCAATACTGGGGATGGATTCCTCGATGATCATCACCAAGGTTCACCCCAGCCTAAACGAATTGTCTGGAATGTCAAAAAATATAAGTGACAGTATTTTGGCTAAACTCAATAGCACAGTGGAGTCTCTGGAGGAAGAAAAGCAAAAGCGGCTTGAGAAG ATATGCCAGCTTGGTAGAGCATTGACAAACTTGTGGAATCTTATGGACACACCCTCCAGTGATCGTCAATTGTTTTCTCATGTTACTGATTTATTATCAGTCTCATCTGCAGAAGTATCAAATCCAGAGACCCTTACTCCAATCATAATCCAGCAG GCTGAAGCTGAAGTCAAGAGACTGGATCATCTGAAAGCAAGCAAGATGAAAGAGCTATTCCTCAAGAAACAGAATGAGCTGGAGGAGATATGCAACAAGTCACACATGGAGATTCCTTCGCAATCAGAGATGGACAATATAATAAACCTCTTAAACTCTG GGGAGATTGACCATGCTGATCTCCTCATGAGCATGGATGAACAGATAACAAGGGCAAAAGAAGAAGCTTCTAGCAGAAAGTCTATAATGGAGAAGGTGGAAAGGTGGATGATGGCACGTGATGAGGAGCGCTGGCTAGAAGAATATAATAGG GATGAGAATCGATACTCAGTCAGCAGAGGTGCTCACAAGAACCTGAGACGTGCAGAACGCGCCAGAATAACAGCCAACAAAATCCCAG CTTTGGTAGATTTGCTATTAGCAAAGACTAAGAGctgggaagaagaaagaaagaaagttttcTTGTATGATGAG GTACCACTACTGGCTATGTTGGAAGAGTATAACATGTTAAGGTACgaaaaggaggaggagaagcAAAGACAAAGG GATAAGAAGAAGGTACAGAGCCAAGTAATAGTTGAGCAAGAAAATATGTTTACATCCAGGCCAGGTACCAGCAACAGGCGTCCCTCAAACAGGAGCTTGAATGGAGGACTTAGTAATGCTATGCCTTTAAACAGAAGGCTTTCTCTGGGTATTCAACACTTGGGATCAAATAGCATTAATTCGGCAACACAAGGCATATCCTTCATAAAGGAAGGAGGGAAGGCACAAGGTGAAAAGATGTTTGCTCGACTGAGCCTTGCTTCTCATCTCAGAGATGAAACAGCTTCAGTGGTGTCAACATTTTCAGGCCCAGTATCTCCTTGA